From the genome of Deinococcus aerolatus, one region includes:
- a CDS encoding glycoside hydrolase family 20 zincin-like fold domain-containing protein, translated as MTPPKMFLALGLLTVATAHAVPAPTTPVPDARAQVPGTQLVPQPKRAEFPAGTLALAGLGVRTLGTAPQLGWAARDLKAEWKVRLGATLPDAPEGQPAIVIGTLADAGLAAKARAAGLFTTAAEGYALWVDAGGAYIVGADASGAYQGAQTLRQLLTPAGLRFARISDSPALKERVAMIYLDQYSKGVNDALIPLLAALKYNTVLVMSNYVQWDTARAGGYAHPGGASKAEARRVAALARDHGLQVIPLIETLGHVQWMYYGGANKDLYQDPESQNPYAYDTLNPATYSRVLFPIFKEAAETFGAKTIHIGHDEVRNRDRFPAREGGKAAGFEKLFVDDTVKIHGYLKSLGVNTMIWHDSAFSDSVIGSLPAKLPRDIQVAYWNYAPGTDYAMIQKIAGLGFPVLGASWDEAGNAEGLARAAQKAGALGMIQTRWTGYFGNPSIWDGQAQQGVAYVRAAGAFWNPEARPVAGAAAVYRDLYAPVAYRGTAGATVSLRALATRSLTDNDEKGWIGKGPDIDLRNLKAGVQQIGAYRFDISGAVMLRGARAAVRDLPTRATVELGRKADALAFLHTTGWPGALARETVGRYEIRYADGTQLTQPLEYGRHIRAWTDTLPTSMIPAPGWTGQTADGLEVNIPVLEWNNPRPTVAITSVTLVSEGKNANPTLIGLTLIGGGK; from the coding sequence ATGACTCCACCAAAAATGTTCCTGGCCCTGGGCCTGCTCACTGTGGCTACTGCCCACGCCGTCCCAGCCCCAACCACCCCCGTTCCCGACGCCCGCGCCCAGGTTCCTGGTACCCAGCTGGTGCCGCAGCCGAAGCGGGCGGAGTTTCCCGCCGGAACGCTGGCGCTGGCGGGCCTGGGCGTTCGCACGCTGGGCACCGCGCCGCAACTGGGCTGGGCGGCGCGTGACCTGAAGGCCGAGTGGAAAGTGCGGCTGGGCGCAACGCTGCCCGATGCCCCGGAGGGCCAGCCGGCCATCGTCATCGGCACGCTGGCGGACGCAGGGCTGGCGGCCAAGGCGAGGGCAGCGGGCCTGTTCACCACCGCTGCCGAGGGCTACGCGCTGTGGGTGGACGCGGGCGGCGCGTACATCGTCGGCGCGGACGCCAGCGGGGCCTACCAGGGCGCACAGACGCTGCGGCAACTGCTGACGCCTGCGGGCCTGCGCTTTGCGCGGATCAGCGATTCGCCCGCGTTGAAGGAACGGGTGGCCATGATCTACCTCGACCAGTACAGCAAGGGCGTGAACGACGCCCTGATTCCCCTGCTGGCGGCGCTGAAGTACAACACGGTGCTGGTCATGAGCAACTATGTGCAGTGGGACACGGCGCGGGCGGGCGGCTACGCGCACCCCGGCGGCGCAAGCAAGGCCGAGGCGCGGCGGGTGGCCGCCCTGGCCCGCGACCACGGCCTGCAGGTTATTCCGCTGATCGAGACGCTGGGGCATGTCCAGTGGATGTACTACGGCGGCGCGAATAAGGACCTGTACCAGGACCCCGAAAGCCAGAATCCCTATGCCTACGACACCCTCAACCCGGCGACGTACAGCCGTGTCCTCTTTCCCATTTTCAAGGAGGCAGCCGAAACCTTCGGCGCAAAGACCATTCACATCGGCCACGACGAGGTGCGCAACCGGGACCGTTTTCCCGCACGCGAGGGCGGCAAGGCGGCGGGCTTCGAGAAACTGTTTGTGGACGACACCGTGAAGATTCACGGTTACCTGAAATCGCTGGGCGTGAACACCATGATCTGGCACGACTCGGCGTTTTCGGATTCGGTGATCGGCAGCCTGCCTGCCAAACTGCCCAGGGACATTCAGGTGGCGTACTGGAACTACGCGCCAGGCACGGACTACGCCATGATCCAGAAGATCGCCGGCCTGGGCTTTCCGGTGCTGGGCGCGTCGTGGGACGAGGCGGGCAACGCCGAGGGGCTGGCCCGCGCCGCGCAGAAGGCCGGGGCGCTGGGCATGATCCAGACGCGCTGGACCGGGTATTTCGGTAACCCCAGCATCTGGGACGGGCAGGCGCAGCAGGGCGTGGCCTACGTGCGGGCGGCGGGCGCGTTCTGGAACCCGGAGGCCAGACCCGTGGCAGGTGCGGCGGCGGTCTACCGTGACCTGTACGCGCCCGTGGCCTACCGGGGAACGGCAGGGGCCACCGTCAGCCTCAGGGCGCTGGCCACACGCAGCCTGACCGACAACGACGAGAAGGGCTGGATTGGCAAGGGGCCAGACATTGACCTGCGGAACCTGAAAGCGGGCGTCCAGCAGATCGGCGCGTACCGGTTCGACATCTCCGGCGCGGTGATGCTCAGGGGGGCGCGCGCAGCCGTGCGTGACCTGCCCACGCGGGCCACCGTGGAACTGGGGCGCAAGGCCGACGCCCTCGCTTTCCTGCACACCACCGGCTGGCCCGGGGCGCTGGCCCGCGAGACCGTGGGGCGCTACGAGATCAGGTACGCCGACGGCACACAGCTCACGCAGCCGCTGGAATACGGGCGGCACATCCGCGCGTGGACCGATACGCTGCCCACCTCCATGATCCCGGCCCCCGGCTGGACTGGGCAGACGGCGGACGGGCTGGAAGTGAACATCCCGGTACTGGAGTGGAACAATCCCAGGCCCACGGTCGCTATTACCAGCGTCACGCTGGTCAGCGAGGGCAAGAACGCCAATCCCACCCTGATTGGCCTGACCCTGATCGGAGGCGGAAAATAG
- a CDS encoding ABC transporter substrate-binding protein, whose amino-acid sequence MKKLFLTALLATLPAASAATLVFGNNGEPVSLESGNITDGISILVQRQIYDTLVDFKNGTTDLAPGLATSWSSNANATSWTFKLRPNVKFHDGTAMNADAIVFNLRRWWDKADPYGFRDQGRTFEIIGDLLGGYKGDPTAVIKDIVKVDNMTVRVDLNKPSSVLPNVLAAGYFGIASPAAIKKDGAKYGTPASKAVGTGPFIFQSWRTGDRVVMTPNKSYWGEKAKVDELVIRNIKDASQRLNEMKAGTIDFANDLTPDSLKSVQADKNLVAVKRPSFNVGFVSMNNRNQYLKNDKVRQALSMAINKKAIVDAFWNGLAVSNASFLPPVLAWANSSKVPADYKFDPAAAKKMLADAGYPNGISIDLWYMPVSRPYFPNPKPIAEAIAADLSAIGVKVTLKTEDWAKYLQDRNAEPGFDMYMIGWTGDYGDPDNFYGAYYGQNGSSDISWNPPEVQKLLEQGRAATTQAAKAKVYAQLHELTYNAAYRVPIAHSQPLAAARSYVKGWVPSPLGSESFNTISIDGKK is encoded by the coding sequence ATGAAGAAACTGTTTCTGACCGCCCTGCTCGCCACCCTGCCCGCCGCTTCTGCCGCCACGCTGGTATTCGGCAACAACGGCGAGCCCGTCAGCCTGGAATCGGGCAATATCACCGACGGCATCAGCATTCTGGTGCAGCGCCAGATCTACGACACGCTGGTCGATTTCAAGAACGGCACCACTGACTTGGCCCCTGGCCTGGCCACCTCCTGGAGCAGCAACGCCAACGCCACCTCCTGGACCTTCAAGCTGCGCCCGAACGTCAAGTTCCATGACGGCACCGCCATGAACGCCGACGCCATCGTGTTCAACCTGCGCCGCTGGTGGGACAAGGCGGACCCCTACGGCTTCCGAGATCAGGGCCGCACCTTCGAGATCATCGGCGACCTGCTGGGCGGGTACAAGGGTGACCCCACCGCCGTCATCAAGGACATCGTCAAGGTCGACAACATGACCGTGCGCGTGGACCTGAACAAGCCCAGCAGCGTGCTGCCCAACGTGCTGGCCGCCGGCTACTTCGGCATTGCCAGCCCCGCGGCCATCAAGAAGGACGGCGCCAAGTACGGCACGCCCGCAAGCAAGGCCGTCGGCACCGGCCCCTTTATCTTCCAGAGCTGGCGCACCGGGGACCGCGTGGTCATGACGCCCAACAAGTCGTACTGGGGCGAGAAGGCCAAGGTCGACGAACTCGTGATCCGCAACATCAAGGACGCGTCACAGCGTCTGAACGAGATGAAGGCGGGCACCATCGACTTCGCCAACGACCTGACCCCCGACAGCCTCAAGAGCGTGCAGGCCGACAAGAACCTGGTGGCGGTCAAGCGCCCCAGCTTCAACGTGGGCTTCGTCAGCATGAACAACAGGAACCAGTACCTGAAGAACGACAAGGTCCGTCAGGCCCTGAGCATGGCCATCAACAAGAAGGCCATTGTGGACGCGTTCTGGAATGGTCTGGCCGTCAGCAACGCCAGCTTCCTGCCGCCGGTGCTGGCCTGGGCCAACAGCAGCAAGGTGCCCGCCGACTACAAGTTCGACCCTGCCGCCGCCAAGAAGATGCTGGCCGACGCGGGCTACCCCAACGGCATCTCCATCGACCTGTGGTACATGCCGGTCAGCCGCCCGTACTTCCCCAACCCCAAGCCGATTGCCGAGGCGATTGCCGCTGATCTGAGCGCCATCGGCGTCAAGGTGACCCTGAAGACCGAGGACTGGGCCAAGTATCTGCAGGACCGCAACGCTGAACCGGGCTTTGACATGTACATGATCGGCTGGACCGGCGACTACGGCGATCCCGACAACTTCTACGGCGCGTACTATGGCCAGAACGGCAGCAGCGACATCAGCTGGAACCCGCCCGAAGTGCAGAAGCTGCTGGAGCAGGGCCGCGCCGCGACCACCCAGGCCGCCAAGGCCAAGGTGTACGCCCAGCTTCACGAGCTGACCTACAACGCCGCGTACCGCGTGCCCATCGCGCACAGCCAGCCGCTGGCTGCCGCCCGCAGCTACGTCAAGGGCTGGGTGCCCAGCCCGCTGGGCAGCGAATCCTTCAACACCATCAGCATCGACGGCAAGAAGTAA
- a CDS encoding ABC transporter permease, producing the protein MGSYLIRRVVRTLLVMLGISLVVFVFVRSIPGDPAVAMLGERATPEAAAALREQLGLNKPWFFNPANPMDAQYPKYMGALLQGDLGSGLKSNIPVISELKSRFPATAELSVAALLFALVVGMPTGILAALRRNSGWDNLATGISLVGVSMPVFWLGLLLSYFFAVKLGWLPPSARLGYEYTIEPVTGFYLIDSVIRGNGGAFWDALKHLILPAIALGSIPLAIISRITRSSLLDVLGQDYVRTARAKGLAANAVTIKHALRNALLPVVTVIGLQAGALLGGAVLTETIFSWPGIGSWVYEAISQRDYPIIQGGVIFAALVVSVVNLLVDLSYAALDPRIQYN; encoded by the coding sequence TTGGGCAGTTATCTGATCCGCCGCGTGGTGCGGACCCTGCTGGTCATGCTGGGTATCAGCCTGGTGGTTTTTGTTTTTGTGCGCTCGATTCCCGGCGATCCCGCCGTGGCCATGCTGGGCGAGCGGGCCACCCCGGAGGCGGCGGCGGCCCTGCGCGAGCAGCTGGGGTTGAACAAGCCGTGGTTCTTCAACCCCGCCAACCCGATGGACGCGCAGTATCCCAAGTACATGGGCGCGTTGCTGCAGGGTGACCTGGGCAGCGGCCTGAAAAGCAACATCCCGGTGATCAGCGAACTCAAATCGCGCTTTCCGGCCACCGCCGAGCTGAGTGTCGCGGCGCTGCTGTTTGCGCTGGTGGTGGGCATGCCCACCGGCATTCTGGCGGCCCTGCGGCGCAACAGCGGCTGGGACAATCTGGCCACCGGCATCAGCCTGGTGGGCGTGAGCATGCCGGTGTTCTGGCTGGGGCTGCTGCTGTCGTACTTCTTTGCTGTCAAGCTGGGCTGGCTGCCGCCGAGCGCCCGCCTGGGCTACGAGTACACCATCGAACCGGTCACCGGTTTTTACCTGATTGATTCGGTGATCCGCGGCAACGGCGGTGCGTTCTGGGACGCCCTGAAACACCTGATCCTGCCGGCCATCGCGCTGGGCAGCATTCCGCTGGCGATCATCTCGCGCATCACCCGCAGCAGCCTGCTGGACGTGCTGGGACAGGATTACGTGCGAACCGCCCGCGCCAAGGGGCTGGCGGCCAACGCGGTGACCATCAAGCACGCCCTGAGAAACGCGCTGCTGCCGGTGGTGACCGTGATCGGTCTGCAGGCAGGCGCCCTGCTGGGCGGCGCAGTGCTGACCGAGACGATTTTCTCGTGGCCGGGCATCGGCTCGTGGGTTTACGAGGCCATCTCACAGCGTGACTACCCGATCATCCAGGGCGGCGTGATCTTTGCGGCGCTGGTGGTGAGCGTGGTCAACCTGCTGGTCGATCTGAGTTACGCGGCCCTTGACCCCCGGATTCAATACAACTAA
- a CDS encoding ABC transporter permease, translated as MTTTTPSTAASANKTESIFWRRFRKSTPGKIGGIIVILFVLLAVFAQVLRPYDPTTDRNYRLNLKPPSITALWNPDARETYTDAVTGKTNIWAAPFGTDNLGRDVFARVLHGTRISLKVGVVSTVLALVIGSLLGVLAGYFGGWLDNILGYVSDVMLAFPSILLAIGFASIFSVDSPPFLIAAMDRLFALNSPQLVTAMLAVSLVQIPVYLRLARSVVLSVREREFVQAAGALGASQWRMIFRHVLPNSLSPLIVQGALSIATATIEVAALGFLGIGAQPPLPEWGTMISDSRSYYVDYPWTMIFPGLAIFLTVLGFNLLGDGLRDVLDPRSTQ; from the coding sequence ATGACGACCACGACACCCTCCACCGCCGCGTCCGCGAACAAGACCGAGAGCATCTTCTGGCGGCGTTTCCGCAAGAGCACACCCGGAAAGATCGGCGGCATCATCGTGATTCTGTTTGTGCTGCTGGCGGTGTTCGCTCAGGTGCTACGCCCCTACGACCCCACCACAGACCGCAACTACCGCCTGAACCTCAAGCCGCCGAGCATCACGGCGCTGTGGAACCCGGACGCCAGGGAAACCTACACCGACGCGGTGACGGGCAAGACCAACATCTGGGCGGCGCCGTTCGGCACCGATAACCTGGGCCGCGACGTGTTCGCCCGCGTGCTACACGGCACCCGCATATCGCTGAAGGTGGGCGTGGTGTCCACGGTGCTGGCCCTGGTGATCGGTTCACTGCTGGGCGTGCTGGCCGGGTACTTCGGCGGCTGGCTGGACAATATTCTGGGGTACGTCAGCGACGTCATGCTGGCCTTTCCCAGCATTCTGCTGGCCATCGGGTTTGCCAGCATTTTCAGCGTGGACAGTCCGCCGTTCCTGATCGCCGCAATGGACCGATTATTTGCGCTGAACAGTCCGCAACTGGTCACGGCCATGCTGGCGGTGTCGCTGGTGCAAATTCCAGTGTACCTGCGTCTGGCCCGCAGCGTGGTCCTGAGCGTCCGCGAGCGCGAGTTCGTGCAGGCCGCCGGAGCGTTGGGGGCGTCGCAGTGGCGCATGATCTTCCGTCACGTGCTGCCCAACAGCCTCTCACCGCTGATCGTGCAGGGCGCGCTGAGCATCGCCACCGCCACCATTGAGGTGGCCGCACTGGGCTTCCTGGGGATCGGCGCGCAGCCCCCACTGCCGGAATGGGGCACCATGATCAGCGATTCGCGCTCGTACTACGTGGATTACCCCTGGACCATGATCTTCCCCGGCCTCGCCATCTTCCTGACCGTACTGGGCTTCAACCTGCTGGGCGACGGCCTGCGCGACGTGCTGGACCCCCGCAGCACGCAGTAG
- a CDS encoding shikimate dehydrogenase, with product MQVSDTPLALIGYPGPAARALRELGLVALATPTDDLKSVMDACTTLGFSGALVHRSQEARAHDATQADATARRVGRVDAVAFTAGAHGTFALADALGDTLEASGYASRGASALLLGTDMHDLALALPLTRLGFSTVGVVAGNTPDAERAARALPAGVRAFPMSRQDSALLGLAERADLLVLTGGSLPAGLAQPYHTIVDLTGLLQTAPGGATLLDLTALHARRLVCQLAHATGQRFHALELEGAVAALM from the coding sequence ATGCAAGTGTCCGACACGCCCCTGGCCCTTATCGGTTATCCCGGCCCCGCCGCCCGCGCCCTGCGGGAGCTGGGGCTGGTTGCGCTGGCCACCCCCACCGATGACCTGAAGTCCGTGATGGACGCCTGCACGACCCTGGGTTTCAGCGGCGCCCTGGTGCACCGCAGCCAGGAGGCCCGCGCCCATGACGCCACCCAGGCCGACGCGACTGCCCGGCGGGTGGGCCGGGTGGACGCGGTGGCCTTTACCGCCGGCGCCCACGGCACCTTTGCCCTGGCCGACGCCCTGGGTGACACGCTGGAGGCCAGCGGCTATGCCTCACGCGGGGCCAGCGCCCTGCTGCTGGGCACCGACATGCATGACCTGGCCCTGGCGCTGCCGCTCACCCGTCTGGGGTTCTCGACGGTGGGCGTGGTGGCCGGCAATACCCCGGACGCCGAGCGGGCCGCCCGCGCCCTGCCCGCAGGTGTGCGCGCCTTTCCGATGAGCCGCCAGGACTCGGCGCTCCTCGGGCTGGCCGAACGCGCCGATCTACTGGTGCTGACCGGCGGCTCTCTCCCGGCAGGCCTCGCCCAGCCGTATCACACCATTGTTGACCTGACCGGCCTGCTTCAGACGGCGCCCGGCGGGGCCACCCTGCTGGACCTCACCGCGCTGCATGCCCGCCGTCTGGTGTGCCAGCTGGCCCACGCCACCGGCCAGCGCTTCCACGCCCTGGAGCTGGAAGGAGCGGTGGCTGCGCTGATGTAA
- a CDS encoding tryptophan-rich sensory protein, giving the protein MTGIARQVTLVLATVLTLVMNYLSNALPLFGNSNGQISDSLPNAFTPAGLTFAVWGPIFLGLAVFAVYQALPAQRGARHDRLFWPFLLGNLLNVSWLFAFQSLNFGLSVVVMLLLLGTLISLYLTVRGLQPMSGEFWALQVPASLYLAWISVATMANVTAFLVSQGVTQGVLGIGAQLWSALLVVIAGLVGTFFLLRYRDYAFAAVLLWAFLGVYLARPDTLLVAVGVLAGTVLVVLAGLRAVRQGRMAL; this is encoded by the coding sequence ATGACAGGAATAGCCCGGCAAGTGACGCTCGTCCTGGCGACAGTGCTGACCCTGGTGATGAACTACCTCAGCAACGCGCTGCCGCTGTTCGGCAACTCCAACGGCCAGATCAGCGATTCGCTGCCCAACGCCTTCACGCCCGCCGGATTGACCTTCGCGGTGTGGGGGCCGATCTTCCTGGGGCTGGCGGTGTTCGCGGTGTATCAGGCGCTGCCGGCCCAGCGCGGCGCCCGCCATGACCGTCTGTTCTGGCCGTTTCTGCTGGGTAATCTGCTGAACGTGTCATGGTTGTTCGCCTTCCAGAGCCTCAACTTCGGCCTCAGCGTGGTGGTGATGCTGTTGCTGCTGGGCACCCTGATCTCGCTGTACCTGACTGTGCGCGGCCTGCAGCCCATGAGCGGCGAGTTCTGGGCGCTGCAGGTACCGGCCAGCCTGTACCTGGCGTGGATCAGCGTGGCGACGATGGCGAACGTCACTGCCTTTCTGGTCAGCCAGGGCGTCACGCAGGGCGTGCTGGGCATCGGCGCGCAGCTGTGGTCCGCGTTGCTGGTGGTGATCGCCGGTCTGGTGGGCACCTTCTTCCTGCTGCGCTACCGCGATTACGCCTTCGCTGCCGTGCTGCTGTGGGCCTTCCTGGGCGTTTATCTGGCCCGCCCGGATACGCTGCTGGTGGCCGTGGGCGTGCTGGCGGGGACCGTTCTTGTCGTTCTGGCGGGACTGCGTGCCGTGCGTCAGGGAAGAATGGCGCTGTAG
- a CDS encoding 3-hydroxyacyl-CoA dehydrogenase family protein translates to MKFGVIGAGQMGGGIAQVAAQSGFDVIVQDVQQEYLDRGRGVIEKSLAKLHEKGRLDAAPADVLGRITFTTQMQDFADCDLVVEAIVENQAVKNALFEQLGQIVKPSGILASNTSSIPITALASASGRPDRFIGMHFMNPVPLMALVEVIRGYATSDETAQFVTQTAEKMGKTPLTCNDFPGFVSNRILMPMLNEAIQCVMEGVAEPDAIDGIMKLGMNHPMGPLTLADFIGLDTCLSIMEVLHAGLGDDKYRPSPLLRKMVQAGLLGRKSGEGFYRY, encoded by the coding sequence ATGAAATTCGGAGTCATTGGAGCAGGACAGATGGGCGGCGGCATCGCGCAGGTGGCCGCACAGAGTGGATTTGACGTGATCGTTCAGGACGTGCAGCAGGAGTATCTGGACCGGGGCCGGGGCGTGATTGAAAAAAGCCTGGCCAAGTTGCACGAGAAGGGAAGACTCGACGCCGCGCCCGCCGACGTGCTGGGCCGCATCACCTTCACCACGCAGATGCAGGACTTTGCCGACTGCGATCTGGTCGTGGAGGCTATCGTTGAAAACCAGGCGGTCAAGAACGCCCTGTTCGAGCAACTCGGCCAGATCGTCAAGCCGTCGGGCATTCTTGCCAGCAACACCAGCTCCATTCCCATTACAGCGCTGGCCTCGGCGTCGGGCCGCCCGGACCGCTTTATCGGTATGCACTTCATGAATCCGGTGCCGCTGATGGCGCTGGTGGAAGTGATTCGCGGTTACGCCACCAGCGACGAGACCGCGCAGTTTGTCACCCAGACCGCCGAGAAAATGGGCAAGACGCCCCTGACCTGCAATGACTTTCCTGGCTTCGTGTCCAACCGGATCCTGATGCCTATGCTCAACGAGGCGATCCAGTGCGTCATGGAGGGCGTGGCCGAACCCGACGCCATTGACGGCATCATGAAGCTGGGCATGAACCACCCGATGGGGCCGCTGACGCTGGCGGATTTCATCGGCCTGGACACTTGCCTGAGCATCATGGAAGTGCTGCACGCTGGGCTGGGCGATGACAAGTACCGCCCCTCGCCGCTGCTGCGCAAGATGGTGCAGGCCGGGCTGCTGGGCCGCAAGAGCGGGGAAGGCTTCTATCGGTATTGA
- a CDS encoding YciI family protein yields MSQPTLWIIESRYTKSGDELAAVTPRHREWLDQHYRTGVFLTSGRKLDNTGGVLVAQADSEEQLRDIFKDDPFVLEGCSEYVYTPFTPVKRGRALELEGVALVE; encoded by the coding sequence ATGTCGCAACCCACCCTCTGGATCATTGAAAGCCGCTACACCAAATCCGGCGATGAGCTGGCCGCCGTCACGCCTCGCCACCGCGAATGGCTGGACCAGCATTACCGCACGGGCGTCTTCCTGACCTCCGGGCGCAAGCTGGACAATACCGGCGGCGTGCTGGTGGCGCAGGCCGACAGCGAGGAGCAACTCCGCGACATCTTCAAGGATGATCCCTTTGTGCTGGAGGGCTGTTCAGAGTACGTCTATACGCCGTTTACCCCGGTCAAGCGCGGGCGGGCGCTGGAGCTTGAGGGCGTGGCTTTGGTGGAGTGA
- a CDS encoding thiolase family protein, producing the protein MSKAVIVAASRTPTGKFLGALSDVSAVELGSITLAETLRRSGLPADVIEEVIMGQVVQAGSGQNPARHAALKAGLSNEVGALTINKVCGSGLKAVILAAQSIRAGDQSAVLAGGMESMSNAPYLLPGARKGYRLGHAQVLDANTHDGLWCSINDEGMGLTGERVADKYGIGREEQDAFATRSHQRAIAAQQAGRFADEIVPVTVKGRKGDTVVDTDEGPRSDTSPETLARLKPAFKKDGSVTAGNAPGLNDAAASLLIMSEEAAAAHGLTPLAEIVDYATGGLAPEWVMMTPVPATTKLLQKLGWSAADVDLWELNEAFSVQSIAVMNELGLDPERVNVNGGAVALGHPIGASGARILVTLLHAMRQQNRETGIATLCMGGGNGLALAVKRVG; encoded by the coding sequence ATGAGCAAAGCAGTGATCGTGGCGGCGTCTCGCACGCCGACAGGCAAGTTTCTGGGAGCCCTCTCGGACGTCAGCGCCGTGGAACTGGGCAGCATCACGCTGGCCGAGACCCTGCGGCGTTCGGGCCTTCCGGCAGACGTGATTGAGGAAGTCATCATGGGTCAGGTGGTCCAGGCGGGAAGCGGGCAGAACCCGGCCCGGCACGCGGCCCTCAAGGCTGGCCTGAGCAATGAGGTCGGCGCGTTGACCATCAACAAGGTCTGCGGCAGCGGCCTCAAGGCCGTGATCCTGGCCGCCCAGAGCATCCGTGCGGGCGATCAGAGCGCCGTTCTCGCGGGCGGCATGGAATCCATGAGCAACGCGCCGTACCTGCTGCCCGGCGCCCGCAAGGGCTACCGCCTAGGCCACGCGCAGGTGCTGGATGCCAACACCCACGACGGGCTGTGGTGTTCCATCAACGACGAGGGCATGGGCCTGACCGGTGAGCGCGTGGCCGACAAGTATGGCATTGGCCGCGAGGAACAGGACGCCTTCGCCACCCGCAGCCACCAGCGGGCCATTGCCGCGCAGCAGGCCGGACGCTTTGCGGACGAGATCGTTCCCGTGACCGTCAAGGGCCGCAAGGGCGATACGGTGGTGGACACCGATGAGGGGCCGCGCAGTGACACCAGCCCCGAGACGCTGGCCCGCCTGAAACCCGCCTTCAAGAAGGATGGCTCCGTGACAGCAGGCAATGCCCCCGGCCTGAACGACGCCGCCGCCAGCCTCCTGATCATGTCTGAGGAAGCCGCCGCCGCGCATGGCCTGACCCCCCTGGCCGAGATCGTGGACTACGCGACGGGTGGCCTGGCCCCTGAATGGGTGATGATGACCCCGGTGCCCGCCACCACCAAGCTGCTGCAAAAGCTGGGCTGGAGCGCGGCAGACGTGGACCTGTGGGAACTCAATGAGGCGTTCAGCGTGCAGAGCATTGCCGTGATGAACGAGCTGGGTCTGGACCCGGAGCGCGTGAACGTCAATGGCGGCGCGGTGGCGCTGGGCCACCCGATTGGCGCATCCGGCGCACGGATTCTGGTCACGCTGCTGCACGCCATGCGGCAGCAGAACAGGGAAACCGGCATCGCCACGCTGTGCATGGGCGGGGGCAATGGGCTGGCGCTGGCCGTCAAGCGGGTAGGCTAG
- a CDS encoding EamA family transporter produces MGGVTLGLLAALAWGFADYLAQPASRRMGAMRASFAAQGFGAAALLVFLVLTGTGLFPTDAVAWAWALGASTLMTAGGLAFYQSLGLGQLAVVAPIMGSYGAVTTALAWLSGERLGLLTGLGLLGVLAAVALVSLPQNTEGFQSTPAQIQGAWWAIFAAAALGAGFFVIGHGLTPRVGGVQATWILRVCTLGLTFVTLRVWQRRRTGMRPADGPGALKYAGWSGLLSTGAILVTALGLGRGEDSVVTVLGSMSIVLTTVLALLINRERLGPVQWTGVALACLSTVLIGLK; encoded by the coding sequence ATGGGCGGCGTAACCCTCGGCCTGCTGGCGGCGCTGGCGTGGGGTTTCGCGGACTATCTGGCGCAACCTGCCTCGCGGCGAATGGGGGCCATGCGGGCGTCCTTTGCCGCGCAGGGCTTCGGCGCGGCGGCGCTGCTGGTCTTTCTGGTGCTGACCGGCACGGGCCTGTTTCCCACCGACGCGGTGGCGTGGGCCTGGGCGCTGGGAGCGTCCACACTGATGACGGCAGGCGGGCTGGCCTTTTACCAGTCGCTGGGGCTGGGGCAGCTGGCGGTGGTGGCCCCGATCATGGGCAGCTACGGGGCCGTGACCACCGCGCTGGCGTGGCTGAGCGGCGAACGGCTGGGCCTGCTGACTGGCCTGGGGCTGCTGGGCGTCCTGGCGGCGGTGGCGCTGGTGTCCCTGCCGCAAAACACGGAGGGCTTTCAGTCCACCCCCGCGCAGATTCAAGGGGCGTGGTGGGCCATCTTCGCCGCCGCGGCACTGGGCGCAGGCTTCTTCGTCATCGGCCACGGCCTGACTCCCCGCGTGGGCGGCGTGCAGGCGACGTGGATTCTGCGCGTGTGTACGCTGGGCCTGACCTTCGTGACGCTGCGGGTGTGGCAGCGGCGCCGCACTGGAATGCGCCCCGCCGACGGCCCAGGGGCGCTGAAGTACGCGGGCTGGTCTGGCCTGCTGTCGACCGGAGCCATTCTTGTGACTGCGCTGGGCCTGGGACGCGGCGAGGACAGCGTCGTAACCGTGCTGGGCAGCATGTCCATCGTGCTGACCACGGTGCTGGCGCTGCTGATTAACCGCGAACGCCTGGGGCCGGTGCAGTGGACCGGGGTGGCACTGGCCTGCCTGAGCACCGTACTGATCGGGTTGAAGTGA